The following is a genomic window from Lysinibacillus sp. JNUCC-52.
TAAAATGCTCTTTAGAAGTCCCCCGCGTCAAACCAAAAATAGCGCCACGAGCATCCGTATCCCAGTATGGTGTTCCTAATCCTACAAATGCAGGTACTACGTATACACCATCTGTATCAGCTACCTTTGTTGCATATTTTTCAGATTCCTTAGCAGTGCGAATCATTCGAAGACCATCGCGCAACCATTGAATTGCTGAACCTGCCACAAAAACACTGCCCTCTAACGCATAAGTCACCGTGCCATCAATGCCCCAAGCAATCGTTGTAAGCAAGCCATTTTCAGAATGGATTGCCTGTTCGCCCGTGTTTAACAACATAAAACAGCCAGTGCCATACGTATTTTTAGCCATGCCTTTCGCAAAGCAAGTTTGACCAAAGAGTGCTGCCTGCTGGTCACCAGCAATGCCTGCAATTGGCGTTTCCTCACCAAAAAATATACTTGGTGCTGTTTTCGTATAAATCTCTGACGAATTTCTTACTTCTGGTAACATCGTCATTGGAATATTTAATAGTTCACAAAGCTCTTCGTCCCATTTTAGTTCATGGATGTTATAAAGTAATGTCCGCGCCGCATTTGAATAATCCGTAATATGTGCCTTCCCTTTTGATAATCGCCAAACAATCCAAGAATCAATCGTGCCAAATAGTAAATCGCCATTTTCTGCCTTATGACGTGCCCCTTCAACATTGTCTAAAATCCATTTAATTTTTGTTGCAGAGAAATAAGAATCGAGACGTAACCCTGTCTTTTGCTGAAACATTTTTTCATAGCCTTGTTCCTTTAGCTCTGAAACAATATCCTGCGTTTGTCTTGATTGCCAAACGATAGCATTGTAAACAGGCTGACCAGTA
Proteins encoded in this region:
- the glpK gene encoding glycerol kinase GlpK; this encodes MGEFILAIDQGTTSSRAILFNHKGEIVHVAQKEFQQYFPKAGWVEHNANEIWGSVLAVIAAVLTESGHEASEVHAIGITNQRETTVVWDKHTGQPVYNAIVWQSRQTQDIVSELKEQGYEKMFQQKTGLRLDSYFSATKIKWILDNVEGARHKAENGDLLFGTIDSWIVWRLSKGKAHITDYSNAARTLLYNIHELKWDEELCELLNIPMTMLPEVRNSSEIYTKTAPSIFFGEETPIAGIAGDQQAALFGQTCFAKGMAKNTYGTGCFMLLNTGEQAIHSENGLLTTIAWGIDGTVTYALEGSVFVAGSAIQWLRDGLRMIRTAKESEKYATKVADTDGVYVVPAFVGLGTPYWDTDARGAIFGLTRGTSKEHFIRATLESLAYQTKDVLDAMKEAASMPIEVLRVDGGAVSNGFLMQFQSDILQLEVELAKLNESTALGAAYLAGLATGFWENKEALAALWANGQTYQPKMTTEQSANLYAGWQRAVEATRIFKS